A segment of the Betaproteobacteria bacterium genome:
TTTCCATTTTTGTCTCCGGCGCGGATGTATATGTTGCGGGCTTTGAAGGCAGCGCAACGAACAATGTCGCCAAGGTCTGGAAAAACGCCGTGGCCACAAGTTTGTCGGGCGGAACGAATGACGCAAACGCCTATTCCGTTTTTGTTTCAGGCGCCGATGTTTATGTTGCGGGCTATGAATTCAATGGGACTTACAACGTTGCCAAAATCTGGAAAAACGGTGTCGCCACAATTATCAGCAATGGGACGAGACAGATAGATCTCCGTTCGGTTTATGTCTCCGGCGCTGACGTATATGTTGCCGGTAGTGAGAACAACGGAAACACCTTTGAGGCCAAGGTCTGGAAAAATGGTGTGGCGACAAATCTGACCACACCCGCCAGTGATGGAAATGCCTCCTCTGTTTTTGTCGCCGGTGCGGATGTCTATGTTGCGGGCTCTGAAATCATTGGCGGCAAGCGTGTTGCCAAGATGTGGAAAAATGGTGTCGCCACGGCGCTATCCAGCGGGACAAACCACTTCGATGCGACTTCTGTTTTCGCCTTCGGAACCGACGTCTTTGTTGCCGGCTATGAGCAAAACGGTGTGACATTTTCGAACGCTGCCAGAATCTGGAAAAATGGCCTTGTCACGAACTTATCCGCCGGAACCAATCCGGCGACTGCCTATTCCGTTTTTGCGGCAGCCTCCAACACGCCGGGCTATACCGTCGGCGGCACGCTCAGCGGATTGGGTGCAGGCAAAACCGTCGTGCTGCGTAGTAGAGGCGGCAACAATTTGACGCTGAGCGCGAACGGCGCATTCACCTTTACCAGTGCGCTGGCCAACGGCGCAGCCTATGGCGTGATTGTGCTGACCCATCCAGCGGGGCAGGCGTGCTTCATGAGCAATGGCAGCGGCACAATTGGCAATGCGAACGTGAGCAATGTGAACGTCATTTGCGGCATTGCGGGTGCCAGCGGAAGTCTTGATACAAGCTTCGGCAACGGCGGGTTTATTGTCCATGGCAATGCCGCGGGCGGCAATGGTGCCGACGTGGGCCAGTCCATTGCCATCGATGCGAGTGGCCGCATGGTGGTGAGCGGATACAGCACCGACAGCACGGGAAGTTCAAACATCGCGCTGTGGCGCTACAACGCCAACGGTACGCTTGACACCACCTTCAACGGCACGGGCGTTCTCACTGAAGTGGGAATCTCCTGGAACGGTGCGGCGATAAACGAGGGTGTGGGTGTCGCGATTGATTCGCTAGGCCGCATCGTGGTCGCCTCATACACTCTGACCGACCTCAACAATGGGGTGTGGACGACAGTCGTCTGGCGCTACAACCCGGACGGAACCCGCGACACGACTTTCAACGGTGTCGGTGTCGCCAACTTTCCTTTTGGTCAGATGCAGAGCATCGGCTACGGTGTCACGATCGATGCCAGCGACCGCATCGTCATCGGTGGAATCGCCTGGAATGGCACCAGTTGGGACTTGGCAGTTAGCCGAAATATTGTCAGCGGTGATCTGGACACCTCCTTCAACGCAGTCGGCTACGCGACCCATGGTGGCGCCGCTGGCGGAAATGGCGAAGATGTCGCACAAGGCATCGCCATCGACGGAAGTGGCCGCATCCTCCTGACGGGTGGCAGCGTCAACGCGAACGGCGCCAGTGACATGACGGTATGGCGCTACAACGCCGATGGCACGCTGGATACCACGTTCAACGGCACAGGCTACTTCACCTACGTCAGTCCGAACGGCGGGACGAGCGAGAGGAACAGTGTAGGCAGCACCATTTCCGTCGATTCGACTGGCCGTATTGTCGTCATCGGCCGGAACGTCCCGGTCGCGAATAGCCTCGATGGCGATCTGGCAATTTGGCGCTTCAACAGCAATGGGTCGCTCGATACCAGCTTCAATGGCACGGGCATGGTCACACACCACAGCGCGGCCGGCGGCAATGGCCACGACGACGGTTACGCGGGTGTGATCGACAGCACAGGCCGGATTTATGCGACCGGACTTAGCTTGAACGCGGTCGGCGACTACGACATGGTGCTGTGGCGCTTCACAGCCAACGGCTCGCTGGACACGAGCTTCAATGGCACCGGATTCGTGGTGTATGCAGGTACTGCCGGTGGTATGGGCGCCACTGACGCCGGGCGCAGCCTGAAAATCGATTCCAGCGGCCGGATAGTGGTGACGGGAAACAGCCGCAACGCCGCGAACAACTCGGAAATGGTTATCTGGCGGGTCAATCCGTGATGGGTTGATCACCCTGGTGTCTGCCAGAAGGGCACGCGTTTCGCCTGCGTCAATACCTGCATGCCGCCACGCCAATCAAGGGCAATCGGGATAAGAGGGATTGAGGGGCCCGGACTCATATTTGTTCAAAACAAGTTGCGCCGGCCGGGGGGGGGGGTGGGCGGTGCCCCGCAAACGTGACACTAGGGTAGATGACGTTATCAGTCATCATGCTATGCGGGTCAATACATGCGCACCATTATCGATTTGCCAGAGTCACAACTTGCTGCACTACGTGAGCTTGAACAGCGCAAACATGTTTCGCGGCCGGGGCAGCGCAACGGGGTCTGCGGGCAGAAAAATTGGGGGGGATGAGTCGCCCGCATGAAGGCGCTATTTGATACCAACATCCTTATCGACTATTTGAACGGCATTGCCGCGGCCAAGAAAGAGCTTGACCTCTACGAGTCGCGCGCCATCAGCATCGTCACCGGGGGGGGGGGACGGGCTGGGTGATACAACGCGCGCGTTTCTCAGCTTCCGTCTCAGGGAGCCGATCGCCGAAGGGTCACGGCCGCGAACGTAACCTGAAATTGCCGGATGCCATTATTCTCGCGACGTCACTTGAAACTGGTTTAATGCTGGTGACGCGAAACAGTAAGGACTTCGATGCCAAGCTGCCGGGCGTTCGGCATCCATATCGGGTTTGAAGTACCTTTCATGCGTTTGAGTCCAGGGCCATGGAACTGCAAGTAACTGTGTCGTGTCGGTGGCGTTTATCGCAATGCAGCGTCGTGGTGAATGGCTCATGGCCGCTGCCGTGCAAAGAACGCCCAGATCATTTCCGGTCCGTTCGGCGCCATGGGAGACGGGCCCAATAGTCGCGGACGGCGCCAGTACGGTTGCGGGAGGCCATGTCCCCCGCCGTGAATGGCAACGAGTTCCACTTCCACGATGGGGTCGATGTCTTTGGCGTCCTTGTCTTTGCTGTCCTTGTTTTTAGCGTCTTTCTTCCAGAGAACCTGCTCCACGCTTACACCATCGGCCACCGTGGTCTGAGTCGTTGCGGGCGTGCCGGCGAGTTGGTTGCGGTTTGCAAAATATTGAGCTGACTCTCGCGACGAGCGGACATTGCCGCCTTTGTAAAACAAGCCGAGGAGATTAACCTCTCCGCCCGCGAACGGGACCAGGGGGTCGCGGGTGCCGTTCATGATCATGACGGACGTGCCTTGGCCTTGCGGTGTGCATTTGAAATTTTCCGGCGCCGGTACGTTAGCCGCGACCGCTGCCACCGCACGGAATCGCGAGGGCGCTTCCAGCGCAAGACGCATCGACATGAAGCCGCCCGCTGATACGCCTGTCGCAAACACGCGGCGACGGTCGACATCGATTTCGGTGATGAGCTTGTCGACCAGCGCATTCAGGAACCCGACGTCGTCGACCGCGGCCCCGTTCACGCGGAAATCACCGACTTTGCTGCAGTCGTTCCAATCGAAGGTGTATGCATTGGGATAGACGACAACAAAACCATGTTCGTCGGCCAGGCGCTCGAAGCCATGCCCCGTCCCGATTCGAATTTCCGCCGCGTGTTCACCCGAGCCGTGCATCACCAGCACCAGCGGCGCGCCCTTCGGCAGCCCGCGCGGGACGTAGGTGAGGTAAGTCCGCTTGAGCCCGCCGACCTCGATGGCGCCCTTGCTCAGCGTGCCGGAGAGTGGCGGCGGCGCCGGGTCGGGCGAGTAGATGAAGTATGCGAACAGCGCGGCGGCCAGAGCGATTAGGCCGAGCAAGGTCAGCAGGCTGATACGAAGGAAGCGCAGGAATTTTTTCATGGTGAGGCTTTAGGTAAACAACGGGAGCGTAACACCATGGCACTACTTGGAATCTGTCGCCCCGGACTCACTCCGGGGCGACAGTACAAAAGTAGTGCCATTCGCGTCAGCGTCATTTTTTTGTAAACAAAAAATGCTGCCCACTTTTGTTGGCTATTTGCGCGTCGGCAGAATCGACGTCGCATCCCAGAAAGGTATCGCGCCGTATTCCCATGTCCACGGAACGCCTGCTTCACCAATGATCGAACGAACGATCGCCGGAAAGGCGGGCTCTGCGCGCACGTCGTTCGACAAGATCACCACGCAACGTTTTCCCGCTTCCACGCAGACCCACGTATTGGCGGTGGTGTCGTTGTGCCCACCTTTGAAAAATCCGGGGCCTTGTGGTCCGCTGAAGGCGATGACGCCCAATGCGGCGGACAGTTCAGGGATGTGTGCGGTGGCGGGTTGTGACTGAAGGCTGGGAAACTGGGTGGGGGTTGTGATCGGCAATTGCGGGCGCACCATTTCCGCGCGCGCGGCGGCGCTCAAACGGTCGCCGCGCACATAGCTTGCCGCGAGTTGCGCGACGTCGTTGATCGTCGTGTCCATCGAGCCGGCGGTGCGCACACGGCTGCGCTCGTCATGCGGCTCCACTTTGCCATCGATGCCAAAGCCATCGGCGAGGTTTGGCCGGAAGTCGGCGCGCCATATCAGGCTGGTGCGCGTCATGCCGTTGGGCGCGAAAATGCGGCGATTCATTTCGGCACCGACATCGAGTCCCAGGCCGCGCTCCAGCACAAACTGCAGGAGCAGTATTCCCGCGCCCGAATACGCATAGCGTGCGCCGGGGTCAAAATGCATGCGCAGTTTTCCATCGGGCTCAAGAAAGGCAAAATTGGCAAAGCCCGCGCTATGCGTCAACAAAATGCGCGCGGTGATTTTGCGCCAGCGCTCATCGCCCTCCAGCCCCGCCCATGGCGCATAGGCGCGCGCGTCGGCCGCACTCGAGTAGCTGGGTAGTGGCTGCGGTAAATAGTCCGCAATTGGTCGATCCAGATCGAGCCGGCCTTCATCGACCAGTTGCATCACCAGATACGCGAAGGCGGATTTGGTAAGAGATGCGCCATACATCACGGTATCGTTCAACAGCGGCTCGTTTACGGCATTGCGAACGCCGTATGCCTTGCGAAAAACCACCTTTCCATTGTCCACCACAGCCACCGCCAGCCCACGCGCGCCCGTGGCAGACATGGCCGCCTGCACGGTGGTGTCGATTGCATCAATCCGGGCAAACGGCGTGACGGCGGGCGGAGCCAGCGTGGCGCACGACGTTACGATCAGCGTCATGAGCGAAATGCGCGAAACAAGCACCAAGTTTCGCGGAGGAGACTCGTTTTGCGATGTTGCCGGCATTGTGGTGGTACTCCTGATCGAAAGAGGTCAGCTTCAATTGTATT
Coding sequences within it:
- a CDS encoding alpha/beta fold hydrolase; the protein is MKKFLRFLRISLLTLLGLIALAAALFAYFIYSPDPAPPPLSGTLSKGAIEVGGLKRTYLTYVPRGLPKGAPLVLVMHGSGEHAAEIRIGTGHGFERLADEHGFVVVYPNAYTFDWNDCSKVGDFRVNGAAVDDVGFLNALVDKLITEIDVDRRRVFATGVSAGGFMSMRLALEAPSRFRAVAAVAANVPAPENFKCTPQGQGTSVMIMNGTRDPLVPFAGGEVNLLGLFYKGGNVRSSRESAQYFANRNQLAGTPATTQTTVADGVSVEQVLWKKDAKNKDSKDKDAKDIDPIVEVELVAIHGGGHGLPQPYWRRPRLLGPSPMAPNGPEMIWAFFARQRP
- a CDS encoding beta-lactamase family protein, with the protein product MTLIVTSCATLAPPAVTPFARIDAIDTTVQAAMSATGARGLAVAVVDNGKVVFRKAYGVRNAVNEPLLNDTVMYGASLTKSAFAYLVMQLVDEGRLDLDRPIADYLPQPLPSYSSAADARAYAPWAGLEGDERWRKITARILLTHSAGFANFAFLEPDGKLRMHFDPGARYAYSGAGILLLQFVLERGLGLDVGAEMNRRIFAPNGMTRTSLIWRADFRPNLADGFGIDGKVEPHDERSRVRTAGSMDTTINDVAQLAASYVRGDRLSAAARAEMVRPQLPITTPTQFPSLQSQPATAHIPELSAALGVIAFSGPQGPGFFKGGHNDTTANTWVCVEAGKRCVVILSNDVRAEPAFPAIVRSIIGEAGVPWTWEYGAIPFWDATSILPTRK